In the genome of Mucilaginibacter terrenus, one region contains:
- a CDS encoding efflux RND transporter permease subunit codes for MSLSSISIKRPVLATVMSVVIVVFGVMGYSFLGVRDFPSVDPPIISVSTSYSGANADVIESQITEPLEKAINGVPGIRNISSTSSVGSSNITVEFNLDADLETAANDVRDKVSQAQRQLPQDINAPPVVTKADASADNIITMTVSSDKRNIMQVNDFAENVLQEGLQTIPGVSAINIQGQRQYAMRLWIDPSKLSALGLTATDIGDALNRENVELPAGKLEGNNTEITIRALGKLTTEKEFNNLIIRADSNRVIRLNDVGYAVLGSSNEETALKESFVPMVSLNVVPQPGANYVQIAKDFYVRLAQIQKDLPPDIKVKVALDNTRFINNSIEEVKETLIISFVLVVIIIYLFFRDWLIAFRPLIDIPVSLIGAFFIMYVFGYSINILTLLGIVLATGLVVDDGIVVTENIYKKVEGGMPIRQAAFAGSAEIFFAVISTSVTLAAVFLPIMFLQGFTGRLFREFAVVVAGSVLISAFVSLSLTPMLNVKLIRKDQKKSKFYEKTEPFFENMTNSYTESLQRFMKKRWVSFVILIGSLAVTWILFKVTPSELAPLDDRSLLRYSVTGSEGATYEFMTRYMDKVAQLVADSVPEANVNLEIVSPSFGGGGSANSGFGRIGLVPPDERTRTQQQIADFMNRKLKQMPDARAIVVQEQTISGGGSGARTSLPVQYVIQNQDFDKLRKVLPEFFAEVAKSPVFSSSDINLKFTKPELRVITDRDRARDLGVAVQDIAQTLQLYYSGGRLSYFLINGKQYQVIAQVDRANRDQPLDLKSVYVRSSNGSLVQLDNVVKIQESATPPSIYHFNRFKSATVQAGLAPGKTVGDGIAEMDRISKRLLDETFSTELSGPSRDYAEGSSNIAFAFLFALLLIYLVLAAQFESFKDPIIVMLTVPLAIAGAFISLWLFDQTFNIFSQIGVITLVGLVTKNGILIVEFANQRMEAGLNKYEAVIEAATSRLRPILMTSLAVVLGSVPIALALGAGAKSRVSLGIVIIGGMLFSLVLTLYIIPTMYMIIASKTRINHDAETPEESAVTHPQPLIIEKH; via the coding sequence ATGAGTTTATCCTCAATAAGCATAAAACGCCCGGTACTGGCTACGGTAATGTCTGTCGTTATTGTAGTATTCGGTGTTATGGGTTATTCTTTTTTAGGTGTCAGGGATTTCCCATCTGTCGATCCACCTATTATCTCTGTTTCTACCAGCTATTCCGGCGCTAACGCAGATGTTATTGAATCGCAGATAACGGAGCCACTGGAGAAAGCTATCAACGGCGTACCGGGTATTCGTAATATATCCTCTACAAGCTCTGTAGGTTCCAGTAACATAACGGTTGAATTTAACCTGGATGCAGACCTTGAGACCGCAGCTAATGACGTGCGCGACAAAGTAAGCCAGGCACAGCGCCAGCTGCCGCAAGATATTAACGCCCCGCCTGTAGTGACAAAAGCTGACGCCAGTGCCGACAATATTATTACGATGACGGTGAGCAGTGATAAGCGGAACATTATGCAGGTGAACGACTTTGCTGAAAACGTGCTGCAGGAAGGCTTGCAAACTATCCCTGGGGTAAGTGCAATTAACATTCAGGGGCAGCGGCAGTATGCAATGCGCCTGTGGATAGATCCTTCAAAATTATCTGCTCTTGGCCTAACTGCAACTGATATAGGCGATGCCCTCAACCGGGAAAACGTGGAGCTGCCCGCCGGTAAACTGGAAGGAAATAATACTGAAATTACCATACGTGCGCTGGGAAAATTGACTACAGAAAAAGAGTTCAACAACCTGATCATACGTGCGGACAGCAACCGGGTAATTCGCCTGAATGATGTTGGATACGCGGTATTAGGTTCGTCTAACGAGGAAACTGCCTTGAAGGAATCCTTTGTGCCAATGGTGAGCCTTAATGTGGTACCTCAGCCGGGGGCTAACTACGTACAAATAGCAAAAGACTTTTATGTGCGACTCGCACAGATACAAAAGGACCTGCCACCTGATATAAAGGTAAAAGTGGCGCTGGATAATACCCGTTTCATAAATAACTCAATTGAGGAGGTAAAGGAAACGCTTATAATATCCTTTGTGCTCGTGGTGATCATCATCTATTTGTTCTTTAGGGACTGGCTTATCGCGTTCCGCCCGCTGATAGATATTCCGGTGTCGTTGATCGGAGCGTTTTTCATCATGTACGTGTTTGGTTACTCCATTAACATTCTTACGTTGTTGGGTATAGTGTTAGCGACGGGTTTGGTGGTGGATGATGGTATTGTAGTAACAGAGAACATCTACAAAAAGGTAGAAGGGGGCATGCCTATACGGCAGGCTGCATTTGCCGGATCAGCAGAAATATTCTTTGCGGTAATATCTACGTCCGTTACGCTTGCCGCGGTGTTCCTCCCAATTATGTTCCTGCAGGGTTTTACCGGCAGGTTATTCCGTGAGTTTGCGGTTGTTGTAGCAGGATCGGTATTGATTTCAGCTTTTGTATCACTATCGTTAACACCGATGCTGAACGTAAAGCTTATCCGTAAGGATCAAAAGAAATCAAAGTTTTACGAGAAAACCGAGCCGTTTTTCGAGAACATGACAAACTCCTACACCGAATCGCTTCAAAGATTCATGAAGAAACGTTGGGTATCGTTTGTTATTTTGATTGGATCGCTTGCTGTCACATGGATTTTGTTTAAGGTAACCCCATCGGAGTTGGCCCCGCTGGACGATCGCAGTTTGCTGCGCTACTCTGTTACAGGATCCGAAGGCGCTACTTACGAGTTCATGACGCGCTATATGGATAAGGTTGCTCAATTGGTTGCAGATTCGGTACCTGAAGCGAATGTTAACCTCGAGATCGTGTCGCCATCCTTTGGCGGAGGTGGGTCTGCTAACTCCGGATTTGGACGTATCGGCTTGGTTCCGCCTGACGAACGTACGCGAACGCAGCAGCAAATTGCTGATTTCATGAACCGTAAGCTGAAGCAAATGCCGGATGCCCGCGCGATTGTGGTACAGGAACAAACCATAAGTGGTGGCGGCAGCGGTGCACGTACATCGTTACCGGTACAGTATGTTATCCAAAACCAGGATTTTGATAAGCTGCGCAAAGTTTTACCGGAGTTTTTTGCCGAGGTGGCCAAGAGCCCGGTATTCTCAAGTTCGGACATAAACCTCAAGTTTACCAAGCCGGAATTGCGCGTGATAACTGATCGCGACCGTGCACGGGATTTAGGAGTAGCTGTACAAGATATTGCCCAGACCCTGCAGCTATACTATAGTGGAGGCAGGTTGAGTTACTTTCTGATAAATGGTAAGCAGTACCAGGTTATAGCCCAGGTTGACCGTGCAAACCGCGACCAGCCGCTTGACCTAAAATCTGTTTACGTACGGAGCAGCAATGGCAGCCTCGTGCAACTGGACAACGTGGTGAAGATACAGGAGAGCGCAACGCCACCTTCGATATACCACTTTAACAGGTTTAAATCGGCTACCGTACAAGCAGGGCTTGCGCCCGGCAAAACAGTAGGGGATGGCATTGCGGAAATGGACAGGATATCAAAAAGGTTGCTCGACGAGACCTTCAGCACAGAATTAAGCGGTCCATCACGCGATTACGCAGAAGGGTCATCAAACATTGCCTTCGCATTTTTATTTGCATTGTTACTTATTTACCTGGTGCTTGCAGCACAGTTTGAGAGCTTTAAGGACCCTATTATTGTTATGCTTACCGTACCGCTGGCTATTGCAGGTGCTTTCATATCATTATGGCTGTTCGACCAAACCTTTAATATTTTCAGCCAGATAGGTGTAATTACCCTTGTAGGGCTAGTGACCAAGAACGGTATATTGATAGTGGAGTTTGCCAATCAGCGTATGGAAGCGGGACTTAATAAGTATGAAGCTGTGATTGAAGCGGCTACATCCCGCCTTCGCCCGATATTGATGACCAGTTTGGCTGTAGTACTGGGCTCGGTTCCTATTGCACTGGCCTTAGGCGCCGGTGCCAAGAGCCGTGTTTCGTTGGGTATTGTTATTATTGGCGGTATGCTGTTCTCGCTGGTGTTAACGCTGTACATTATACCAACCATGTACATGATCATTGCATCTAAAACCCGCATTAACCATGATGCAGAAACGCCTGAAGAGTCGGCAGTAACCCATCCTCAACCCTTAATTATTGAAAAACATTAA
- a CDS encoding efflux RND transporter periplasmic adaptor subunit, which produces MKTKYIIYTLLALLVAFLIYNKFFSQRAKERDAAVAGGAGGGGGSGKGGGEKGGKGGKGGGKGGPVAVNIMIVKDTAVNNQIDITGTIDANERVNLISQTAGNITGIYFTEGSKVSKGQLLVKVYNQDLQASLQQINAQMVLAREINNRNKLLYQKEAVSKEEYETSQSSYNAMKAQADVIRAQIARTEIRAPFSGTIGLRNVSPGGYLSPSTPIATLVNINPAKVTFSVPERYLPLIGKGSKVNFTVESSQRKFDATVYAVEPALEATSRTITVRAKAPNENNTLTAGSFAKINLTLDQIPKTIMVPTECVIPDIKSSKVYVLHNGVATAKDVKTDLRTDTKIQIVEGLNQGDSLVVSGLIQIRPKSPLKVLKVIK; this is translated from the coding sequence ATGAAAACAAAGTACATTATTTATACCCTTCTGGCACTATTGGTTGCTTTTCTGATCTATAATAAATTCTTTAGCCAAAGAGCTAAAGAACGCGACGCAGCAGTTGCCGGTGGCGCTGGTGGCGGTGGCGGTTCAGGCAAAGGCGGCGGTGAAAAAGGTGGCAAGGGCGGCAAAGGCGGCGGTAAAGGAGGACCTGTTGCTGTTAACATCATGATAGTGAAGGATACTGCTGTAAACAACCAGATAGATATTACCGGTACCATTGATGCTAACGAAAGGGTAAACCTGATCAGTCAAACTGCGGGCAACATTACCGGCATTTACTTTACTGAAGGAAGTAAGGTAAGCAAAGGGCAGCTGCTTGTAAAGGTTTACAACCAGGACCTGCAGGCATCGTTACAGCAAATTAACGCGCAAATGGTGCTGGCACGGGAGATTAACAACCGAAACAAATTGCTTTACCAAAAGGAAGCTGTTAGTAAGGAGGAGTATGAAACCTCACAATCCTCTTACAATGCCATGAAGGCCCAGGCCGACGTTATACGCGCGCAAATAGCGCGGACAGAAATACGGGCGCCATTTTCAGGTACAATTGGTTTACGTAATGTAAGCCCGGGCGGCTATCTTTCCCCATCAACCCCTATCGCAACATTGGTGAACATCAATCCGGCAAAGGTTACATTTTCTGTACCGGAGCGATACCTGCCGCTAATTGGCAAAGGCAGCAAAGTGAACTTCACGGTAGAGAGCTCTCAAAGAAAATTCGATGCGACAGTTTACGCGGTTGAACCGGCGCTGGAAGCTACATCGCGAACAATTACCGTGCGTGCAAAAGCGCCAAACGAGAACAACACGCTCACAGCCGGTTCATTCGCAAAAATAAACCTGACGTTAGACCAGATACCAAAAACTATTATGGTACCAACCGAGTGTGTTATACCGGATATTAAAAGCAGCAAGGTTTACGTGTTGCATAATGGTGTGGCAACAGCAAAGGACGTAAAGACCGACCTGCGCACCGATACCAAAATACAGATAGTAGAAGGTTTAAACCAAGGGGATAGCCTTGTAGTGTCTGGATTGATACAAATACGTCCAAAATCGCCATTAAAAGTTCTCAAAGTTATTAAGTAA
- a CDS encoding M61 family metallopeptidase, translating into MKLSPAGAAVSPVKISYTLTFPEAQAHYIDVEMTLTGLKQPTLDLKMPVWTPGSYLVREFAKNVESLTATANGKTVTAPKVSKNTWRISTAGVSTVVVKYKLYAFEVSVRTAFVDITHGFVSTSGVLLFPKGMLDQPSTIKIVPYKDWTTVSTSLEMVGGDQFTRSAPNYDILYDSPIEVGYQDVFSFDVAGVKYDVAMYGGGNYDKERLETDMSKIITAEANVFGENPNKHYTFIVHNRQRGGGGLEHLSSTVLGASRDQYGSERGYQGFLSLVAHEHFHLWNVKRLRPIALGPFDYENENYTTNLWIAEGFTAYYQNIILRHAGIASTEDYLADAVGDINIVENQPGTKVQPLAEASFDAWIKSYRPNENSYNTQISYYDKGAVIGMLLDLDIINATKGKSSLNDVMKYMYTTYYKGKKRGYTDAEFKAGFEKFAGKNLDDFYAKYINGLDPIDYNKYLGFAGYKITDQLAQGNDPSLGISTAAQGNKRVISMVLRGGAGWVSGLNVGDELVSVDGTPVTDYTTILNGKKVGDKIVVTVSRDGKAYNIPVVLQRNPRIQYKIEEVPSPTAQQLAVRAKWLKL; encoded by the coding sequence ATGAAACTTTCCCCAGCCGGCGCCGCTGTATCTCCAGTAAAAATATCTTATACGTTAACCTTCCCCGAAGCACAGGCGCATTACATTGATGTTGAAATGACTTTGACCGGGTTAAAACAGCCAACACTTGATCTTAAAATGCCTGTTTGGACACCCGGATCCTACCTGGTAAGAGAGTTTGCGAAGAATGTTGAGTCGCTAACAGCCACTGCAAACGGCAAGACTGTTACAGCACCTAAGGTGAGTAAAAATACCTGGCGTATAAGCACTGCAGGTGTTTCTACTGTGGTTGTAAAATATAAACTTTATGCTTTTGAAGTATCGGTACGTACCGCTTTCGTAGACATCACCCATGGTTTTGTATCTACATCAGGTGTGCTGTTGTTCCCTAAAGGAATGTTAGACCAGCCATCTACTATCAAGATCGTTCCGTACAAAGACTGGACAACCGTATCTACCAGCCTGGAAATGGTTGGCGGAGACCAGTTCACCCGCAGCGCTCCAAATTATGATATCCTTTATGATTCACCTATTGAAGTAGGCTACCAGGATGTTTTTAGCTTTGACGTTGCAGGTGTTAAATATGATGTGGCTATGTACGGTGGTGGCAACTACGACAAAGAGCGCCTTGAAACCGATATGTCGAAAATTATAACAGCTGAAGCTAATGTATTTGGAGAAAACCCTAATAAACATTACACTTTTATCGTTCACAACCGTCAGCGCGGCGGCGGTGGGTTAGAGCACCTGAGCTCTACCGTATTAGGCGCATCACGTGATCAGTATGGCAGTGAACGCGGCTACCAAGGCTTTTTGAGCCTTGTAGCGCACGAGCACTTTCACCTTTGGAATGTGAAGCGTTTACGCCCGATTGCATTGGGGCCGTTTGATTACGAAAACGAGAATTATACCACTAACTTGTGGATAGCAGAAGGCTTTACAGCTTACTATCAGAATATCATCCTTAGGCATGCGGGAATCGCATCAACAGAAGACTATCTTGCTGATGCCGTTGGCGACATCAACATTGTAGAAAACCAACCAGGCACAAAAGTACAGCCTCTGGCTGAAGCAAGCTTTGACGCTTGGATAAAATCATACCGCCCTAACGAGAACTCTTACAACACGCAGATATCTTATTACGACAAAGGCGCCGTGATTGGCATGCTGCTAGACCTTGATATAATAAATGCTACCAAGGGCAAAAGCTCGCTGAATGATGTAATGAAGTACATGTACACCACTTACTACAAAGGCAAAAAGCGTGGTTACACAGATGCAGAATTTAAGGCAGGCTTTGAGAAATTTGCCGGTAAAAACCTGGACGACTTTTACGCCAAGTATATCAATGGTTTAGACCCTATCGACTATAACAAATATCTTGGTTTTGCCGGTTACAAGATCACAGATCAGCTGGCACAAGGTAATGATCCATCGTTAGGTATTTCTACCGCAGCACAAGGCAACAAGCGCGTTATCAGCATGGTGTTACGCGGTGGCGCAGGATGGGTGAGCGGTTTAAACGTAGGAGATGAGCTTGTATCTGTTGACGGCACTCCGGTAACAGATTATACTACGATATTAAATGGTAAAAAGGTTGGTGACAAAATTGTTGTTACCGTAAGCCGTGATGGTAAAGCGTACAACATCCCGGTTGTTTTACAGCGTAACCCGCGGATACAATACAAAATTGAAGAAGTACCAAGCCCTACAGCACAGCAATTAGCTGTTCGTGCTAAATGGCTGAAATTGTAG
- a CDS encoding lmo0937 family membrane protein, which yields MNSLLYTIAVILIIGWAIGVFFTAAGSLIHVLLVIAVIAFILGIIRRPTAV from the coding sequence ATGAACTCACTACTTTATACCATCGCCGTTATCCTTATCATTGGATGGGCTATAGGCGTATTTTTCACTGCGGCAGGCAGCTTAATTCACGTATTACTTGTAATTGCTGTTATCGCATTTATATTAGGTATCATCCGCCGGCCAACTGCGGTATAA
- a CDS encoding PAS domain-containing protein produces the protein MKIPFTPQLLGDLIEKGYTHVLVSTSTESSTGEEIVLKPVRQKPDLDNLPDGYEIFYAITREPMMMVCGIDGTTISIEYETLNNDITSEDIFNDSYFRMSEDFFKQVLESLEDYAVFTTDKNGDVNSWNSGAEKVLGYTEVEIIGAPASVFFTTEDQIKQAHERELETALKEGRAIDERYHVRKDGSKFWGSGLVFPLYDEEQQHRGFTKVMRNLREREEAEQQAGRQSL, from the coding sequence ATGAAGATCCCATTTACTCCTCAATTGCTTGGCGACCTTATAGAAAAAGGATACACACACGTACTTGTTAGTACATCAACCGAGTCATCAACTGGTGAAGAAATTGTTCTTAAACCCGTTCGTCAAAAGCCTGATCTTGACAACCTGCCCGACGGTTATGAAATATTTTACGCGATTACGCGTGAGCCTATGATGATGGTGTGCGGTATTGATGGCACCACCATTTCGATAGAGTACGAAACCCTTAATAATGACATTACCTCTGAGGACATCTTCAATGACAGTTACTTCAGAATGAGTGAGGATTTCTTCAAGCAAGTACTAGAAAGCCTGGAGGATTACGCGGTATTCACAACTGATAAAAACGGCGATGTCAATAGTTGGAACTCAGGTGCCGAAAAGGTTTTAGGCTATACGGAAGTGGAGATTATAGGTGCTCCTGCCAGTGTGTTTTTCACTACTGAAGATCAAATAAAGCAGGCGCATGAAAGAGAGCTTGAAACAGCATTAAAAGAAGGCCGCGCTATAGACGAGCGCTACCACGTACGTAAAGATGGCTCTAAGTTTTGGGGCAGTGGCCTGGTGTTCCCTCTATATGATGAAGAACAGCAGCACCGCGGTTTTACCAAGGTGATGCGCAACCTGCGCGAACGGGAAGAAGCTGAGCAACAAGCCGGACGGCAATCTCTTTAA
- a CDS encoding branched-chain amino acid aminotransferase — protein MTDTLDIKITKSAQSRLQETDFDNLPFGKTFTDHMLVADYADGEWKNFEILPYGPIELSPAISALHYGQAFFEGIKAYKHADGTVSIFRPDKNARRFNKSAERLCMPTLPEEVFVQSIAALVDLDRDWIPSKANHALYIRPFMFATDPFLGVTPSATYKYMVIIGPVGPYFSKPLRVKIETQYTRAAEGGMGYAKAAGNYGSSMLPARKAAEEGFDQLIWTDAKEHKYVEEMGAANAMFLLDGVLITAETKDTILDGVTRDTVIALAKEWGIPVEERKVSVAELIEGAKNGKLTDAFGAGTAATIASVASISYEGEEYFLSDPQTREFSQKVFKTLDAIKYGQAEDTHGWNYIV, from the coding sequence ATGACCGACACACTGGACATAAAGATCACCAAAAGCGCGCAGTCGCGCTTGCAGGAGACCGACTTTGACAACCTGCCGTTTGGCAAAACCTTCACCGACCACATGCTGGTAGCCGACTACGCCGACGGTGAGTGGAAGAACTTTGAGATACTTCCCTACGGCCCAATTGAGCTGAGCCCGGCGATTAGTGCCCTGCACTACGGCCAGGCCTTTTTTGAAGGTATTAAAGCATACAAACATGCAGATGGTACGGTAAGTATCTTCCGCCCGGATAAGAACGCCAGAAGGTTTAACAAATCTGCCGAGCGCCTGTGCATGCCAACATTGCCCGAAGAGGTATTTGTGCAAAGCATAGCAGCCCTGGTAGACCTTGACCGTGACTGGATTCCATCTAAAGCCAACCATGCCCTGTATATCCGTCCGTTCATGTTCGCTACGGATCCGTTCCTGGGTGTAACGCCTTCGGCCACGTACAAGTACATGGTGATTATTGGTCCGGTAGGTCCGTATTTTTCTAAACCATTGCGTGTTAAAATAGAGACGCAATACACCCGCGCCGCTGAGGGTGGCATGGGTTACGCTAAAGCTGCCGGCAACTACGGTTCGTCTATGCTGCCCGCCCGCAAAGCCGCAGAGGAGGGCTTTGATCAGTTGATATGGACCGATGCTAAAGAACATAAGTATGTTGAAGAAATGGGCGCTGCAAACGCCATGTTCCTGCTGGATGGCGTGCTAATTACTGCCGAAACTAAAGATACCATACTTGATGGTGTTACCCGTGATACCGTAATTGCCCTTGCAAAAGAGTGGGGTATACCTGTAGAGGAGCGCAAGGTATCCGTTGCTGAACTGATTGAGGGTGCTAAAAACGGCAAGCTAACCGATGCCTTTGGTGCCGGTACCGCTGCTACTATAGCTTCGGTAGCTTCTATAAGCTACGAGGGTGAGGAGTACTTCTTAAGTGACCCGCAAACCCGCGAGTTCTCGCAAAAGGTATTCAAAACGCTAGACGCTATCAAGTATGGTCAGGCCGAGGATACCCACGGCTGGAACTATATTGTATAA
- a CDS encoding tryptophan 2,3-dioxygenase family protein: MSISPEIEQKLALLQEKYEAMGQDMASYLDGLLHADFLTYWDYIHLDTLLSLQSPKTPFPDEEIFIMYHQITELYFKLSLHECRQIAAAAPLTAEFFTARLKRINRYFEALTNSFEIMVDGMEKEQFLQFRMSLLPASGFQSGQYRMIEIYATDFINLVAADQRQALRSATIEEQFAQIYWKFGATELSTGKQTLTLKQFEKKYAKTFIDLGKSVTTTNFNALLQLLKYNGQSTAAAEEQLRQLDVNVNVNWPLSHYKSAVRYLHREPEEIRATGGTNWQKYLPPRFQKRIFYPSLWSADEVENWGRGWVESVVKEL; this comes from the coding sequence ATGAGCATCTCTCCCGAAATTGAACAGAAACTGGCCCTGCTGCAGGAAAAGTACGAGGCCATGGGGCAGGATATGGCCAGCTACCTGGATGGCCTGCTGCATGCCGATTTCCTGACCTATTGGGATTACATTCACCTGGATACGCTGCTGAGCCTGCAAAGCCCTAAAACGCCGTTCCCGGATGAAGAGATCTTCATCATGTACCACCAGATTACGGAGCTGTACTTTAAGCTGAGCCTGCACGAGTGCAGGCAGATTGCTGCTGCTGCGCCGCTTACGGCGGAGTTTTTTACGGCGAGGCTTAAAAGGATAAACCGCTACTTTGAGGCGCTCACCAACAGCTTTGAGATAATGGTGGATGGTATGGAGAAGGAGCAGTTTTTGCAGTTTCGGATGTCGTTACTCCCGGCAAGCGGTTTCCAGAGCGGACAGTACCGCATGATAGAGATATACGCCACCGACTTTATTAACCTGGTAGCGGCCGACCAGCGCCAGGCCCTGCGCAGCGCTACTATAGAGGAACAGTTTGCGCAGATCTACTGGAAGTTTGGCGCTACCGAACTTTCTACCGGTAAGCAAACGCTCACGCTGAAACAGTTCGAGAAGAAATACGCTAAAACGTTTATTGACCTGGGCAAGAGCGTTACCACCACTAACTTTAACGCCCTGCTGCAGCTGCTGAAATATAACGGACAAAGCACTGCTGCTGCCGAGGAGCAGCTGCGCCAGCTGGATGTGAACGTAAACGTGAACTGGCCGTTGTCGCACTATAAATCGGCCGTGCGCTACCTGCACCGCGAACCGGAGGAGATAAGGGCTACGGGCGGCACCAACTGGCAAAAGTACCTTCCTCCGCGTTTCCAGAAAAGGATCTTCTACCCCTCGTTATGGTCTGCCGATGAAGTTGAGAACTGGGGCAGGGGATGGGTGGAGTCCGTAGTAAAGGAGTTGTAG
- a CDS encoding DUF1801 domain-containing protein, with product MTIPEQIEAYLTSQPQAKRTDLRALHALMLQAIPGGKLWFEDGKNSEGKVVSNPSIGYGTRTTTYADGKTKEYYQAGLSANTSGISVYILGIADKAYLAETYGKTLGKATVTGYCIKFKKLADIDVEVLEAAVKDGVGMTGEN from the coding sequence ATGACCATACCCGAACAGATAGAAGCATACCTAACCAGCCAGCCACAGGCAAAACGTACCGACCTGCGCGCGCTGCATGCCCTTATGCTGCAGGCCATACCTGGAGGGAAACTATGGTTTGAGGATGGAAAGAACAGCGAAGGCAAAGTGGTAAGCAACCCCAGCATTGGTTACGGTACCCGCACCACTACCTATGCCGACGGCAAAACCAAAGAATACTACCAGGCAGGCTTAAGCGCCAACACCAGCGGCATTTCGGTATACATACTGGGCATTGCCGATAAGGCCTACCTGGCCGAAACCTACGGTAAAACCCTCGGCAAAGCCACCGTAACCGGCTATTGTATAAAGTTCAAGAAATTGGCCGATATTGATGTGGAGGTGCTGGAAGCGGCGGTAAAGGATGGGGTGGGAATGACAGGAGAGAATTAG